Proteins encoded in a region of the Hippocampus zosterae strain Florida chromosome 11, ASM2543408v3, whole genome shotgun sequence genome:
- the LOC127610412 gene encoding CSC1-like protein 2 — MSCVNLFMLLLLVMSHMTLAATKNDSIDHCYGARFHSALLEKFNFGGVFIVLYGHFFCFALILCVFCFRVMTGGWGNVPQEDPALSNVDDTIDDDSDSSSSSSSPTPQPHMGFKDARLMSWVNDMVQISENEIRRRSEEDVINYLSFQRHIIGLLIIVTILSMGVIFPLNYAGKRFEKDTQFGKFTIANMDNETGLWVHNLFAILYLFLTVYSMRKHTHKMHDRQDDMANCTLLVIGIPTDAEAVEIKHHFEEAYEYCTVEDVRICYDFSKLLELFHKRKRAECQKNFYLDQRAQGNTTMMTANFCQYLWCFKHYKEQEAVEYYTKLEESLLKIFMEEREKVQKKHLKMIFVTFQNEAVAERQVLFHKPYRTTRRSKGAGVTDRFALCGHVARFRIFRDFNVCICHGCHVEREPRCSSRSAKLKTDNWTVSYAPDPHNVHWEHLAVGGISWWLRFYAINLLLIILLFFFTTPSIIMATLDEFNFTKAVEDLNNPVITQFLPTFLLWLFSTLLPTVVYYSSLFESHWTRSTENQVTMHKCYIFQTLMFLVLPSLGIANMEYFFEWLFGSTFLSNGTQRFACVFLPDTGSFFVKCVIASALTGNAMELLRIPALVVYAVRICMACSEARRRNIRMLPATEFPCGASYAWMMCIFTMVMTYSITCPVIVPFGLVYMIIKQQVDRYNIYYIYRPTKLDMSIHSGAVNQAMVGPILGMLWQFFFFMKRSGIFASSTLFTGTMLLITFIVFIARACFGRLKKFTPHNYQVDIHHEHARAENPEGEDQSTNLYSLFQLK, encoded by the exons ATGTCGTGCGTGaatttgtttatgttgttgttgttggtaatgaGCCACATGACACTGGCTGCAACTAAGAACGATTCTATCGACCACTGCTATGGGGCGCGATTTCACAGTGCGTTACTGGAAAAATTCAACTTTGGTGGCGTGTTCATTGTACTCTATGGGCACTTTTTCTGCTTCGCG cttattttgtgtgtgttctgcttTCGCGTAATGACCGGTGGCTGGGGAAATGTCCCTCAAGAAGATCC CGCGCTGTCTAACGTGGATGACACGATTGATGATGACAGTGACTCATCCTCATCTTCCAGTTCACCTACCCCTCAACCACACATGGGTTTTAAAGATGCA CGATTAATGTCCTGGGTTAATGACATGGTCCAAATCAG TGAAAACGAGATAAGGAGGAGGTCTGAGGAGGATGTGATTAATTATTTGTCCTTCCAGCGTCACATCATTGGCCTGTTAATAATTGTGACTATTTTGTCTATGGGTGTCATCTTTCCCTTGAATTATGCTGGCAAACGTTTTG AAAAGGACACTCAGTTTGGAAAATTCACAATTGCAAATATGGATAA TGAAACTGGTTTGTGGGTGCACAACCTCTTTGCTATCCTCTACCTCTTCCTGACTGTGTACAGCATGAGAAAGCACACGCACAAGATGCATGACAGACAGGACGACATG GCGAATTGTACGTTGTTGGTGATTGGAATCCCCACAGATGCAGAGGCAGTGGAGATAAAGCATCACTTTGA GGAGGCATATGAATACTGTACTGTGGAGGATGTACGGATCTGTTACGACTTCTCCAAGCTGTTGGAGCTGTTTCATAAACG GAAGAGGGCAGAGTGCCAAAAAAACTTCTACCTCGATCAACGGGCTCAGGGGAACACCACCATGATGACCGCAAACTTTTGTCAATATTTATGGTGTTTCAAACATTACAAAGAG CAAGAGGCGGTCGAGTATTACACCAAGCTGGAAGAATCGTTATTGAAGATCTTCATGGAAGAGAGGGAGAAAGTACAgaagaaacatttaaaaatgatctTTGTCACTTTTCAGAATGAGGCCGTGGCTGAAAGGCAAGTCCTGTTTCATAAGCCGTACCGTACCACTAGACGCTCTAAGGGTGCTGGTGTGACTGATAGATTTGCGTTATGCGGACACGTGGCTCGTTTCAGAATTTTTAGGGACttcaatgtttgcatttgtcaCGGCTGTCACGTTGAGCGAGAGCCCAGGTGTTCTTCCAGGAGTGCCAAGCTGAAAACAGACAATTGGACGGTCAGCTATgcccctgatccacacaacgtcCACTG GGAGCACCTTGCAGTGGGTGGAATCTCATGGTGGCTACGCTTTTATGCCATCAACCTTTTGCTCATCATACTCCTCTTTTTCTTTACCACTCCATCCATCATTATGGCCACTTTGGATGAATTCAATTTTACCAAAGCAGTGGAAGACCTAAAC AATCCAGTCATCACACAGTTTTTACCTACCTTCCTACTGTGGTTGTTCTCCACCTTGCTTCCTACTGTTGTCTATTATTCATCTCTTTTTGAATCCCACTGGACCCG gtcaacagaaaatcaagttaCAATGCACAAGTGCTATATTTTCCAAACCTTGATGTTCCTGGTTCTGCCCTCCCTCGGTATTGCCAA TATGGAATATTTTTTCGAATGGCTTTTTGGTTCTACGTTCTTGTCCAATGGGACACAGAGATTTGC GTGCGTGTTCCTTCCCGACACAGGCTCCTTCTTTGTTAAATGTGTCATTGCATCTGCACTCACTGGTAATGCTATGGAACTGCTGAGGATCCCGGCTTTGGTGGTGTATGCCGTTCGCATTTGCATGGCTTGTTCAGAGGCCAGGCGGAGGAACATCAGGATG ttACCGGCCACTGAGTTTCCATGTGGAGCGTCTTACGCCTGGATGATGTGTATCTTCACCATGGTTATGACCTATAGCATCACCTGCCCAGTCATAGTCCCTTTTG GCCTGGTATACATGATAATAAAACAACAAGTGGACCGGTATAACATTTACTACATTTATCGGCCAACCAAGCTAGACATGAGTATCCACTCTGGAGCTGTCAATCAAGCTATGGTTGGGCCCATTCTGGGAATGTTGTGgcagtttttcttctttatgaaGCGTTCTG GTATTTTTGCTTCTTCCACCCTATTCACAGGGACCATGCTGCTCATCACGTTCATAGTCTTTATTGCACGCGCCTGCTTTGGACGTTTGAAAAAGTTCACTCCTCACAACTATCAG GTTGACATCCATCATGAACATGCAAGGGCCGAAAACCCAGAAGGTGAAGATCAGAGCACAAACCTATATTCCCTCTTTCAGTTGAAATAG